The Henckelia pumila isolate YLH828 chromosome 2, ASM3356847v2, whole genome shotgun sequence genome includes a window with the following:
- the LOC140878423 gene encoding coatomer subunit alpha-3-like has translation MISRSRCGITDYCKTASDDRIVRIWDWQSQTCIYVLNVHKDAVACASFHPKENLLVSASLGRFIRIWDVGVILQLSQMDTDNSCKAGHPFLGCFEGYYLGAKWASFHPTLRVVVYAEAWQIKIGRMEVLRFLICAIFGLSFYEIICLLKFHRELQKEGRTSFVSSSEDMSIRVWDATKGTFLHPFSREHDQLGILSAHHEISLLAAGHVNGMIVFKLERMWMGDHMSSMLFGKTASCGGVNTMREAKRGVGGSAMFVTQNRFAVLEKSSNQVLVKNLKNGIVKKCALPIATDAIFFAGTENLFYRAEDRFVIFDLQRRNVVGGLQTPAVRYVVWSQDMTFVALLSKHSIVIADTKLVISKFHVALYLGDMRERVKILENAGYLSLAYITATVHGLHDTADSIAVKLGD, from the exons ATGATTTCAAGATCAAGGTGTGGAATTACAGATTAC TGCAAGACTGCAAGTGATGATCGGATAGTTAGAATATGGGATTGGCAGTCCCAAACTTGCATTTATGTGTTGAATGTGCACAAGGATGCTGTGGCGTGTGCATCGTTCCACCCCAAAGAAAACTTGCTTGTTTCAGCATCCTTAGGCCGTTTTATTCGTATTTGGGATGTTGGTGTCATACTACAACTGTCTCAAATGGATACAGACAATTCTTGCAAGGCCGGTCATCCTTTCTTAGGTTGTTTTGAAGGCTATTATCTAGGGGCTAAGTGGGCTTCTTTCCATCCTACTCTTCGTGTCGTAGTTTATGCAGAAGCCTGGCAAATTAAAATCGGTAGAATGGAAG TGCTAAGGTTTCTGATATGTGCCATTTTTGGATTGTCGTTTTATGAAATTATATGTTTGCTGAAGTTTCATAGGGAGCTGCAAAAGGAAG GCAGGACATCATTTGTTTCAAGTTCTGAAGACATGAGTATCAGAGTTTGGGACGCAACAAAAGGAACTTTCCTGCATCCGTTTAGTAGGGAGCATGACCAGTTAGGGATCCTATCAGCACACCATGAGATAAGTCTTTTGGCTGCTGGTCATGTTAATGGCATGATTGTTTTCAAGTTGGAGAGA ATGTGGATGGGAGATCATATGAGCTCTATGTTATTCGGAAAGACAGCTAGCTGTGGTGGAGTCAATACAATGCGAGAGGCAAAAAGAGGTGTTGGGGGGTCAGCAATGTTTGTTACCCAAAATAGGTTTGCTGTGCTTGAGAAGAGCAGCAATCAAGTCTTGGTCAAGAACCTGAAAAATGGTATAGTAAAAAAGTGTGCTCTTCCAATTGCTACTGATGCTATATTCTTCGCGGGCACTGAAAATCTATTCTATAGAGCAGAGGACAGGTTTGTCATATTTGATCTCCAACGAAGGAATGTTGTTGGGGGTCTTCAAACTCCTGCAGTTAGGTATGTCGTTTGGTCTCAAGATATGACTTTTGTTGCTTTACTAAGCAAACACTCAATTGTTATTGCTGATACAAAGCTTGTGATTAGCAAATTTCATGTTGCGTTGTATCTTGGAGATATGAGGGAGCGTGTTAAAATTCTGGAGAATGCAGGTTATCTGTCACTTGCATATATCACAGCCACTGTGCACGGGCTCCATGATACTGCAGATAGTATAGCTGTGAAACTTGGAG ATTAG